The following proteins are encoded in a genomic region of Funiculus sociatus GB2-C1:
- a CDS encoding low molecular weight protein-tyrosine-phosphatase has translation MPYKLLFVCLGNICRSPAAENIMNHLIEQEGLSDRISCDSAGTGGYHIGSPPDRRMAIAAKARGITLQGQAQQFQKSNFEEFDLILAMDRENYQDILSLDPALKYQDKVRLMCDFCTHHTAKEVPDPYYGGPEGFNKVIDLLLDACEGLLQHIRANGI, from the coding sequence ATGCCCTACAAGTTATTATTCGTCTGCCTTGGTAATATTTGCCGTTCGCCTGCGGCAGAAAACATCATGAACCATTTGATTGAGCAAGAGGGTTTAAGCGATCGCATTAGCTGCGATTCTGCCGGTACTGGAGGTTATCACATTGGCAGTCCTCCAGACAGACGCATGGCAATAGCCGCTAAGGCGCGTGGAATTACGCTTCAGGGTCAAGCGCAGCAATTTCAAAAGTCAAACTTTGAGGAATTTGATTTAATTTTGGCAATGGATCGAGAAAACTACCAAGATATCCTCTCCCTTGATCCAGCTCTCAAGTATCAGGACAAAGTGCGGCTAATGTGTGACTTCTGCACCCACCATACCGCCAAGGAAGTTCCTGACCCCTACTATGGTGGCCCGGAAGGATTTAATAAAGTCATAGATTTACTGTTAGATGCCTGTGAGGGGCTGCTGCAACACATTAGAGCTAATGGCATTTAA
- a CDS encoding response regulator transcription factor produces MPLLILVADDDPGIRLSISDYLELSGYSVITAEDGQAALGLVEKYHPHLLVTDIMMPRMDGYELVRQLRQRPTFRLLPVIFLTERASTSERIQGYKLGCDLYLPKPFELEELGAVIRNLLERSQMIQVEWRSFIQGGAAPTQEVEASPLSPPVASVILNLTQREQEVLDQLTKGLSNGDIGNKLHLSPRTVEKHVSSLLRKTETNNRSELVRFAMEHHLVE; encoded by the coding sequence ATGCCTTTGCTCATCCTGGTTGCCGATGACGATCCAGGGATTCGTCTTTCTATTAGCGATTATCTGGAGCTGTCTGGTTATTCGGTCATTACAGCCGAGGATGGTCAAGCCGCACTCGGCTTGGTTGAGAAGTATCATCCTCATTTGCTGGTGACAGACATTATGATGCCTCGGATGGACGGCTACGAACTGGTGCGGCAGCTTCGTCAGCGTCCAACCTTCCGCTTGCTACCTGTGATTTTTTTGACAGAGCGTGCCAGTACCTCAGAACGGATTCAGGGGTATAAGTTGGGGTGCGATCTCTATCTGCCCAAGCCGTTTGAACTGGAGGAGTTGGGGGCGGTGATTCGCAATTTGTTGGAGCGATCGCAAATGATCCAAGTCGAGTGGCGATCGTTCATCCAAGGTGGAGCTGCACCAACACAAGAAGTCGAAGCTTCTCCACTTTCTCCACCTGTTGCTTCCGTGATACTCAATCTCACTCAGAGAGAACAGGAAGTTCTAGATCAACTCACCAAAGGTTTATCTAATGGCGACATCGGCAACAAGCTGCACCTCAGTCCTCGGACGGTGGAAAAGCACGTCAGTAGTCTGCTGAGAAAAACGGAAACTAACAACCGATCCGAATTGGTGCGTTTCGCTATGGAGCATCATTTGGTGGAATAG